One Fusobacterium ulcerans DNA segment encodes these proteins:
- a CDS encoding tripartite tricarboxylate transporter substrate binding protein, which produces MRKAFKLFGVLFTAAALFTACGKEKETELTTKYPSKAVNVIVAYKAGGGTDVGARILVSEAQKSFSQPFVIVNKPGADGEIGYTELLKAKPDGYTIGFINLPTFVSIPLQRKTNFKKEDAAAIMNHVFDPGVLAVKADSKWQTLEDFIEDAKANPDKLTVSNNGTGASNHIGAAHFAYEAGVKITHVPFGGSTDMIAALRGNHVDATVAKISEVGNLVKNNELRILATFTEKRLENFSEVPTLKEKGYNVLFGSARAIVAPKGTPDEIINILHTTFKTALEAPENVEKSNNSNLPLQYMSPEELTNYINEQEIYIKEIVPKLGI; this is translated from the coding sequence ATGAGAAAGGCATTTAAATTATTTGGAGTATTATTTACAGCAGCAGCATTATTTACAGCTTGTGGAAAGGAAAAAGAAACAGAATTGACTACAAAATATCCAAGCAAAGCAGTAAATGTTATTGTTGCGTATAAAGCAGGAGGAGGAACAGATGTAGGAGCACGTATTTTAGTTTCAGAAGCTCAAAAATCATTTTCTCAACCTTTTGTTATAGTTAATAAACCAGGGGCAGATGGAGAGATTGGATACACAGAACTATTAAAAGCAAAGCCTGATGGATATACGATTGGATTTATAAATCTTCCTACTTTTGTAAGTATCCCTTTACAAAGAAAAACAAACTTTAAAAAAGAAGATGCAGCAGCTATAATGAACCATGTTTTTGATCCAGGAGTTTTAGCAGTTAAAGCAGATAGTAAATGGCAGACTTTAGAGGATTTTATAGAAGATGCTAAAGCTAATCCAGATAAATTAACAGTTTCAAATAATGGTACTGGAGCTTCTAACCATATAGGAGCAGCTCATTTTGCATATGAAGCTGGAGTAAAAATAACTCATGTTCCTTTTGGAGGAAGTACAGATATGATTGCAGCTCTTCGTGGAAACCATGTAGATGCAACAGTAGCAAAAATTAGTGAAGTTGGAAATTTAGTTAAAAATAATGAGTTACGTATTTTAGCTACATTTACTGAAAAAAGATTGGAGAATTTTTCTGAAGTGCCAACTTTAAAAGAAAAGGGATATAATGTTTTATTTGGTTCAGCTCGTGCTATAGTGGCTCCTAAAGGAACACCAGATGAAATAATAAATATATTGCATACTACATTTAAAACAGCTTTAGAAGCACCAGAAAATGTAGAAAAATCTAATAATTCAAATCTTCCTTTGCAATATATGTCACCTGAAGAACTTACAAATTATATAAATGAGCAGGAAATTTATATAAAAGAAATTGTACCTAAGCTAGGAATATAG
- a CDS encoding tripartite tricarboxylate transporter TctB family protein codes for MGKYDKILTIGLLILETFYFVLIKSLPENAAKYPMFVCMLLLVLTIMLGIKSFTSKEKYEEKIFADLQLKQFLFIIVISAIYIFLIELLGFFVTTLVYLMLTMIGLKANIKLSAITSVGFCILIYLVFVAFLRVPVPSGFLI; via the coding sequence ATGGGTAAGTATGATAAAATATTAACAATAGGGTTGTTGATATTGGAAACATTCTATTTTGTTTTAATAAAATCTCTGCCAGAAAATGCAGCTAAATATCCAATGTTTGTTTGTATGTTATTATTAGTTTTAACTATCATGTTAGGAATAAAAAGTTTTACATCTAAAGAAAAATATGAAGAGAAAATTTTTGCAGATCTTCAGCTAAAACAGTTTTTATTTATTATAGTAATTTCTGCAATATATATTTTTTTAATAGAATTACTAGGTTTTTTCGTAACAACACTTGTTTATTTGATGTTAACAATGATAGGCTTAAAAGCAAATATTAAACTTAGTGCCATCACTAGTGTAGGTTTTTGTATTCTTATATATTTGGTATTTGTAGCTTTCTTGAGAGTACCTGTGCCTAGCGGATTTTTAATTTAA
- a CDS encoding tripartite tricarboxylate transporter permease codes for MSDILYGFMTALSPINLIAACVSVAIGITIGALPGLSAAMGVALLIPITFGMPASTGLIVLAGVYCGAIFGGSISAILIRTPGTPAAAATAIDGYELTVQGKAGKALGTAVIASFIGGILSSISLYLFAPTLATLALKFGPAEYFWLSIFGLTIIAGASTKSITKGLISGGLGLMISTIGMDPMLGNPRFTFGIPSLLSGVPFTASLIGLFSMSQVLMLAEKKIKASGKMIDFDDRVLLSRAELKRILPTTLRSTVIGNLIGILPGAGASIASFLGYNEAKRFSKHKEEFGHGSIEGIAGAEAANNAVTGGSLIPTFTLGIPGESVTAVLLGGLLIQGLQPGPDLFTIHGKITYTFFAGFIVVNIFMLLLGLTGSKMFARISRVPDNYLIPLIFSLSVIGSYAINNQMTDVGIMFVFGIIGYFVNKFQLNSASIVLALILGPIGEAGLRRSIILNHGNMDILFKSSVSKVLILFTILSLFSPIVMAKLQKEK; via the coding sequence ATGTCAGATATATTATATGGGTTTATGACAGCACTCAGCCCAATAAACTTAATAGCAGCATGTGTCAGTGTAGCTATAGGAATAACAATAGGGGCTCTTCCTGGATTATCTGCTGCAATGGGAGTGGCTCTTCTTATTCCAATAACATTTGGAATGCCTGCTTCAACAGGGTTGATAGTGTTAGCAGGAGTATATTGCGGAGCTATTTTTGGAGGATCAATATCAGCTATACTTATCCGTACACCAGGAACACCAGCAGCAGCAGCAACTGCAATTGATGGATATGAACTTACAGTACAGGGGAAAGCAGGAAAAGCTTTAGGAACAGCAGTAATAGCTTCTTTTATAGGAGGAATACTAAGTTCAATTTCGTTATATTTATTTGCTCCAACTCTAGCAACTCTTGCATTGAAATTTGGTCCTGCTGAATATTTTTGGCTGTCAATATTTGGATTGACAATAATAGCAGGAGCAAGTACAAAATCAATAACAAAAGGACTTATTTCAGGTGGATTAGGATTGATGATATCTACAATAGGAATGGATCCAATGCTTGGAAATCCAAGATTTACTTTTGGAATACCAAGTCTTCTTTCAGGAGTACCATTTACAGCTTCATTAATAGGATTGTTTTCTATGTCGCAAGTATTGATGCTGGCTGAAAAAAAGATAAAAGCTTCTGGTAAGATGATAGACTTTGATGACAGAGTCCTTTTAAGCAGAGCAGAATTAAAAAGAATACTTCCTACAACACTTAGATCAACAGTAATTGGAAATCTTATAGGAATACTTCCAGGAGCAGGGGCAAGTATAGCATCATTTTTAGGATACAATGAAGCTAAGAGATTTTCTAAACATAAAGAAGAATTTGGACATGGAAGTATAGAGGGAATAGCAGGAGCAGAGGCAGCTAATAATGCTGTAACTGGAGGGTCGCTAATTCCAACATTTACATTGGGAATACCTGGAGAAAGTGTAACAGCTGTTTTATTAGGAGGACTATTAATTCAAGGGTTACAACCAGGACCTGATCTATTTACTATTCATGGGAAAATAACTTATACTTTCTTTGCAGGATTTATAGTAGTTAATATTTTTATGTTATTGTTAGGATTGACTGGTTCAAAAATGTTTGCCAGAATATCAAGAGTTCCTGATAATTATCTTATTCCGCTTATTTTTTCGTTAAGCGTGATAGGGTCATATGCTATAAATAATCAAATGACAGATGTAGGAATAATGTTTGTATTTGGTATAATAGGATATTTTGTTAATAAATTCCAGTTAAATTCAGCATCTATAGTATTGGCATTGATTTTAGGGCCAATTGGAGAAGCTGGGTTAAGAAGATCTATAATATTGAATCATGGAAATATGGATATATTATTCAAAAGTTCAGTATCAAAAGTTTTAATACTATTTACAATATTATCTCTATTTTCTCCAATAGTAATGGCAAAATTACAAAAAGAAAAATAA
- a CDS encoding sensor histidine kinase, with amino-acid sequence MKRKFILICFSIILTSTLIVGLIFNKMIKKNYIQSIFFNGISNSKLISVFLSENKNAHLYLYKLSQSFSKKTDFRVTFINEDGFPIADSNDNSIIFATLKDIPEFQRAKKGITSYRVVKNIPKKIKTIEIFTGAISLNNKPVIIMLSKDLLLFDAFKKETILIISLGITISGILSIILSIYFINRATKPIDLLIKATKDTAKGDFSNSILIESHDEIEELAENFNYMNFKINALLKDIQKKADNLQAIIDNLHEGIIVIDYSGKIILINNFAVKEFHLQNRHSDIFAYPELEFFNEYIKKSLASKKPLNNKIAKNKNTYQIKTNFMKDGSEQVIIIIQNITKLELVEELRREFVSNASHELKTPITIIGGFIETIKLGHFKDRKQLEYFIDIIDRETQRLNHLVNDLLQLSHIENSSKNEKNIYTISLLDSFNTITSLYKNIAIKKDITINTTVENITIISYISEEWLRTVVGNLIDNAIKYTEASTSINVKASVKNLKLTVSVEDFGRGIEKNELKKIFHRFYRVDKSRNSKIEGTGLGLSIVKNMILNMKGKIKVKSEINKGSTFTLIIDILEIKSKRLNS; translated from the coding sequence ATGAAAAGAAAATTTATTCTTATTTGTTTTTCAATTATTTTAACAAGCACCTTGATTGTTGGTCTTATTTTTAATAAAATGATAAAAAAAAATTATATTCAATCTATTTTTTTTAATGGAATATCTAACAGTAAATTAATTAGTGTATTTTTATCAGAAAATAAAAATGCTCATTTATATCTCTATAAACTTTCTCAATCTTTTTCTAAAAAAACTGATTTCAGAGTAACTTTTATCAACGAAGATGGCTTTCCTATTGCTGACTCTAATGATAACAGTATAATTTTTGCAACTCTTAAAGATATTCCTGAATTTCAAAGAGCAAAAAAAGGAATTACTTCTTATAGGGTTGTAAAAAATATTCCCAAGAAAATTAAAACTATTGAGATTTTTACTGGAGCAATCTCCCTTAATAATAAACCTGTAATTATTATGTTATCCAAAGATTTACTCCTTTTTGATGCTTTTAAAAAAGAAACTATTCTTATTATTTCCTTAGGAATAACCATATCAGGAATATTATCCATTATTTTATCTATTTATTTTATCAACAGAGCTACTAAACCTATTGACCTCTTAATAAAAGCTACTAAAGATACTGCAAAAGGGGATTTCAGCAATTCCATTCTTATTGAATCCCATGATGAAATTGAAGAATTAGCTGAAAATTTCAATTATATGAATTTTAAAATAAATGCTCTATTAAAAGATATACAAAAAAAAGCTGATAATCTTCAAGCTATAATTGATAACTTGCATGAAGGAATTATTGTAATTGACTATTCAGGGAAAATTATTTTGATTAATAATTTTGCAGTAAAAGAATTTCATCTTCAAAATAGACATTCTGATATATTTGCATATCCTGAACTAGAATTTTTTAATGAATATATAAAAAAATCTCTTGCTAGTAAAAAACCCCTCAATAATAAAATTGCTAAGAATAAGAATACTTATCAGATAAAAACAAATTTTATGAAAGATGGAAGTGAACAAGTTATTATTATTATTCAAAATATCACAAAACTTGAATTAGTTGAAGAACTTCGTAGAGAGTTTGTATCCAATGCTTCTCATGAATTAAAAACTCCTATTACCATTATAGGGGGATTTATTGAAACTATAAAATTAGGTCATTTTAAAGATAGAAAACAATTAGAATATTTTATAGATATTATAGATAGGGAAACTCAAAGATTAAATCATCTAGTAAATGATTTATTACAACTATCTCATATAGAAAATTCATCTAAAAATGAAAAAAATATCTATACAATTTCTTTATTAGATTCATTTAATACAATTACTTCTCTTTATAAAAATATAGCTATAAAAAAAGATATAACTATAAATACAACTGTTGAAAACATAACCATTATATCTTATATTTCTGAAGAATGGTTAAGAACAGTAGTTGGAAATTTAATTGATAATGCTATAAAATATACAGAAGCTTCAACTTCTATAAATGTCAAAGCTTCTGTTAAAAATTTAAAATTAACTGTATCTGTTGAAGATTTTGGTCGTGGAATTGAAAAAAATGAACTTAAAAAAATTTTTCATAGATTTTACAGAGTAGATAAATCACGCAATAGTAAAATAGAAGGTACTGGTCTTGGACTTTCAATTGTTAAAAATATGATTTTAAATATGAAAGGCAAAATTAAAGTAAAAAGTGAAATCAATAAAGGAAGTACTTTCACTTTAATTATCGATATCTTAGAAATCAAATCAAAAAGGCTAAACTCATAA
- a CDS encoding response regulator transcription factor — protein sequence MGKKILIIDDEIHILELLKLNLEIYGYEVFTTDTGNNVMSLIEKINPNIILLDLMLPGMNGIDICKKIRNNPLLNKIRILIISAKSEEIDKIVCLEIGADDYITKPFSLREMIARINAFSRRIESDSTIISNDSPVKSNANYIYYKDLKIDLVKNLVYKNNNPLELTIREFKLFIFLLNNKGKVISREKIFESVWNYENNNQTRSLDVHIRKLRQKLGDENNSYIETIRGTGYKIPDNI from the coding sequence GTGGGAAAAAAAATATTAATTATAGATGATGAAATACATATATTAGAATTATTAAAATTAAATCTAGAAATTTATGGATATGAAGTTTTCACAACTGATACTGGAAATAATGTCATGTCTCTGATTGAAAAAATAAATCCAAATATTATTTTGTTAGATTTAATGCTTCCTGGAATGAATGGAATTGATATTTGCAAAAAAATAAGAAACAATCCTTTACTTAATAAAATAAGAATATTAATAATTAGTGCAAAATCTGAAGAAATAGATAAAATAGTCTGCCTTGAAATTGGAGCTGATGATTACATCACTAAGCCTTTTAGTTTAAGAGAAATGATTGCCCGTATAAATGCTTTTTCAAGAAGAATAGAATCTGATTCAACAATTATTTCAAATGATTCTCCTGTAAAAAGCAACGCAAATTATATATATTATAAAGATTTAAAAATAGACTTAGTAAAAAATCTAGTTTATAAAAATAATAATCCTCTAGAACTTACTATTAGAGAGTTCAAACTTTTTATTTTTTTATTAAATAACAAAGGAAAAGTTATCTCAAGGGAAAAAATATTTGAATCAGTATGGAATTATGAAAATAATAATCAAACTCGTTCTTTAGATGTTCATATAAGAAAGCTAAGACAAAAATTAGGTGATGAAAATAACTCCTATATAGAAACAATCCGAGGAACTGGATATAAAATACCTGACAATATATAA
- the galE gene encoding UDP-glucose 4-epimerase GalE — translation MAILVCGGAGYIGSHVTRALIDSGEEVIVLDNLQTGHVDAVHEKAKLVLGDLRDDEFMERVFKDNKIDGVIDFAAFSLVGESVEEPLKYFENNFYGTLCLLKAMKKYNVNKIVFSSTAATYGEPENIPILESDATFPTNPYGESKLAVEKMLKWCDKAYGIKYTALRYFNVAGAHPTGEIGEDHSPESHLIPIILQVALGKREHIGIYGDDYPTADGTCIRDYIHVMDLADAHILALKRLNNGGESEIFNLGNGEGFSVKEVIEVARKVTKHPIPAIVSPRRAGDPAKLVASSDKAMKELKWKPKYNTLEKIIDTAWTWHKNHPNGYED, via the coding sequence ATGGCAATTTTAGTTTGTGGTGGAGCTGGGTATATTGGAAGTCATGTTACTAGAGCTCTTATTGACAGTGGAGAAGAGGTAATTGTACTTGATAATCTTCAAACTGGTCATGTTGATGCAGTTCACGAAAAAGCAAAACTTGTTCTTGGAGATCTAAGAGATGACGAGTTTATGGAAAGAGTATTTAAAGATAATAAAATAGATGGTGTAATTGATTTTGCTGCTTTCTCTTTAGTTGGAGAAAGTGTAGAAGAGCCTTTAAAATATTTTGAAAATAACTTCTATGGAACTTTATGTCTATTAAAAGCTATGAAAAAATATAATGTCAATAAAATAGTTTTCTCATCAACTGCTGCTACATATGGAGAACCTGAGAATATACCTATTCTCGAAAGCGATGCAACTTTCCCTACTAATCCATATGGAGAAAGTAAGCTAGCTGTTGAAAAAATGCTCAAATGGTGTGATAAAGCTTACGGAATAAAATATACAGCTTTGAGATATTTCAATGTTGCTGGTGCTCATCCTACTGGTGAAATAGGAGAAGATCACAGTCCTGAAAGCCATCTCATTCCAATTATACTTCAGGTAGCTCTTGGTAAAAGAGAACACATAGGAATATATGGAGATGACTATCCTACTGCTGATGGAACTTGTATCAGAGATTACATTCATGTAATGGACCTTGCTGATGCTCACATTCTTGCTCTAAAAAGATTAAATAATGGAGGAGAAAGTGAAATATTCAATCTAGGAAATGGAGAGGGATTCTCTGTAAAAGAGGTTATTGAAGTAGCCAGAAAAGTAACTAAGCATCCTATTCCAGCAATCGTTTCACCTAGAAGAGCTGGAGATCCTGCTAAACTTGTAGCAAGTTCTGATAAAGCTATGAAAGAATTAAAATGGAAGCCTAAATATAACACTCTTGAAAAAATAATTGATACAGCATGGACATGGCATAAAAATCATCCAAATGGATATGAAGATTAA
- the galT gene encoding UDP-glucose--hexose-1-phosphate uridylyltransferase — protein MNIFEEVKLLLAYGLKNDLIGKYDEIISRNEIISLLKLEDWEDTDISSRTIPQYPNEILENICNWAVEKGIIEDSIVVKDLFDTEIMGKITPSATHVIDKFIKISSLGGIEKATDNYYEFAQKTNYIRTDRIAKNMYWYSNTEYGDMEITVNLSKPEKDPRDIAKERLLPPSAYPKCLLCYENVGYAGRLNHPARQNHRVLPFFLEGEQWFLQYSPYVYYNEHAIIFSGEHRPMKINRDAFNRITAFVEQVPHYFVGSNADLPIVGGSILSHDHYQGGHHEFPMAKSPVEKSIIFKGFEDVEAGIVKWPMSVIRIKSPDRKKLVDLAVKILDNWRGYSDESLGIYAFSGDTPHNTVTPIGRRRGKDFELDLVLRNNRTSDEHPLGIFHPHEDVHNIKKENIGLIEVMGLAVLPGRLKEELEILGKYMTEPDFETKIKNDPKVEKHLNWAVNIQKKHFEITPKNVEAILKDEVGITFSRVLEDAGVYKRTPEGQKGLLRFVEYINMN, from the coding sequence ATGAATATATTTGAAGAGGTAAAGTTACTGCTGGCTTATGGATTAAAAAATGACCTCATAGGAAAATATGATGAAATTATATCCAGAAATGAGATTATATCCCTTTTAAAACTTGAAGACTGGGAAGATACAGATATCTCTTCCAGAACTATCCCTCAATATCCAAATGAAATACTGGAAAATATATGTAACTGGGCTGTGGAAAAAGGTATAATTGAAGACAGTATTGTTGTAAAAGATCTTTTTGATACAGAGATAATGGGGAAAATAACTCCATCTGCCACTCATGTAATAGATAAATTTATAAAAATATCAAGTCTTGGAGGAATAGAAAAGGCTACTGACAATTATTATGAATTTGCTCAAAAAACTAACTATATAAGAACAGACAGAATAGCAAAAAATATGTACTGGTATTCAAATACAGAATATGGAGATATGGAAATAACTGTAAATCTTTCAAAGCCTGAAAAAGATCCAAGAGATATAGCCAAAGAAAGACTTCTTCCTCCATCAGCATATCCTAAGTGTCTTTTATGTTATGAAAATGTTGGATATGCAGGAAGATTAAATCATCCTGCCAGACAAAATCATAGAGTTCTTCCATTTTTCTTAGAGGGAGAGCAATGGTTCCTTCAATATTCTCCATATGTTTATTACAATGAACATGCTATTATTTTTTCTGGGGAACATAGACCTATGAAAATAAACAGAGATGCTTTTAATAGAATAACAGCTTTTGTTGAACAGGTTCCTCATTATTTTGTAGGATCAAATGCTGACCTTCCAATTGTTGGAGGATCAATTTTAAGTCATGATCACTATCAGGGAGGACATCATGAATTTCCAATGGCAAAATCTCCTGTAGAAAAATCTATAATTTTTAAAGGGTTTGAAGATGTTGAAGCGGGAATAGTTAAATGGCCTATGTCAGTTATAAGAATAAAAAGTCCTGACAGAAAAAAACTGGTGGACCTTGCAGTAAAAATACTTGATAACTGGAGAGGATACAGTGACGAATCTCTGGGAATATACGCATTCTCTGGAGATACTCCTCATAATACTGTGACTCCTATTGGAAGGAGAAGAGGAAAAGATTTTGAGCTTGACCTTGTCCTTAGAAATAACAGAACAAGTGATGAGCATCCTTTAGGAATATTCCATCCACATGAAGATGTCCATAATATAAAAAAAGAAAATATAGGGCTTATTGAAGTTATGGGACTTGCTGTACTTCCTGGAAGATTGAAGGAAGAACTGGAAATACTAGGAAAATATATGACAGAACCTGACTTTGAAACTAAAATTAAAAATGATCCTAAAGTTGAAAAACATTTAAACTGGGCTGTTAATATTCAGAAAAAGCACTTTGAAATAACTCCTAAAAATGTAGAAGCTATCTTAAAAGATGAAGTTGGAATAACTTTTTCAAGAGTCCTTGAAGATGCTGGAGTGTACAAAAGAACCCCAGAGGGTCAAAAAGGTCTGCTGAGATTTGTTGAATATATTAACATGAATTAG
- a CDS encoding galactokinase has product MIKGLVQDFKTLFNHSGAVEVFFSPGRVNLIGEHTDYNGGFVFPCALDFGTYAVVKRRDDNIFRMYSKNFEKLGTKEFSLDKLINTPSDNWANYPKGVIKTFIDAGYKIDKGFDVMFFGNIPNGAGLSSSASIELLTSVILKEIFKLDIDMVEMVKLSQKAENEFIGVNCGIMDQFAIGMGKKDNAILLDCNTLEYHYATVELDGASIVIANTNKKRGLADSKYNERRNSCEAAVKVLNENGINIKNLGELSVEKFNEVKHFITDEEQLKRATHAVTENERTKTAVEKLNSGDVEAFGKLMNQSHISLRDDYEVTGFELDSLVEAAWEAKGVIGARMTGAGFGGCTVSIVKDEFIDEFIKSVGEKYKAKTGLTADFYVAKIGDGSRKLGDF; this is encoded by the coding sequence ATGATAAAAGGATTGGTACAAGATTTTAAAACTCTATTTAATCATTCAGGAGCTGTTGAGGTATTCTTTTCTCCTGGAAGAGTAAATCTTATAGGAGAACATACTGACTATAATGGTGGATTTGTATTCCCTTGTGCATTGGATTTTGGTACTTACGCAGTTGTAAAAAGAAGAGATGATAATATTTTTAGAATGTATTCTAAAAACTTTGAAAAATTAGGAACAAAAGAATTTTCTTTGGATAAGCTTATAAATACTCCATCTGATAATTGGGCTAATTATCCTAAAGGAGTAATAAAAACTTTTATAGATGCTGGATATAAAATAGATAAAGGATTTGATGTAATGTTCTTTGGAAATATTCCAAATGGTGCTGGACTTTCTTCTTCAGCTTCAATAGAGCTTCTTACATCAGTTATCTTAAAAGAAATCTTTAAACTTGATATAGATATGGTAGAAATGGTAAAGCTTTCTCAAAAAGCTGAGAACGAATTTATAGGAGTAAACTGTGGAATAATGGATCAATTTGCTATTGGAATGGGTAAAAAAGATAATGCTATTCTTTTAGACTGCAATACTCTTGAATATCACTATGCTACTGTAGAATTAGATGGAGCATCAATAGTTATAGCTAACACAAATAAAAAAAGAGGACTTGCTGATTCTAAATATAATGAAAGAAGAAATTCTTGTGAAGCAGCTGTTAAAGTCTTAAATGAAAATGGAATAAATATAAAAAATCTTGGAGAACTTTCAGTAGAAAAATTCAATGAAGTAAAACATTTTATAACTGATGAGGAGCAATTAAAAAGAGCCACTCATGCAGTAACTGAAAATGAAAGAACTAAAACAGCTGTTGAAAAATTAAATTCTGGTGATGTAGAAGCCTTTGGAAAACTTATGAATCAATCTCATATTTCTTTGAGAGATGACTATGAAGTAACAGGATTTGAACTTGATTCTCTAGTAGAAGCTGCATGGGAAGCAAAAGGTGTAATAGGTGCTCGTATGACTGGTGCTGGGTTTGGAGGATGTACTGTAAGCATTGTAAAAGATGAATTCATTGATGAATTTATAAAATCTGTTGGAGAAAAATACAAAGCAAAAACTGGATTAACTGCTGATTTCTATGTAGCTAAAATTGGTGATGGAAGTAGAAAGTTAGGTGATTTTTAA
- a CDS encoding ROK family protein, with protein sequence MKPTSAKMKTLEFIKNSNGTSRVELAKELNITPAGIGKIVNAFLEKGIIKEYSEGVSTGGRKPLILRINEENIGMILGVSLAPRFIQISIGDINGKILRTKRYSLKKRLAKKENNILKAVEALIKKELRSEEITIISIIMNGMVDSEAGISIFSPHYNWKNIKLKKLLEEKFKKRVFIENDVRGMALTEKIFGSCKEKHNFVVLSIGDGVGGSIFLNDSLYHGYGSMSGELGHMVVKRNSSEKCSCGKRGCLETEVSNVAVIKKVVSQIKLNNYSSLKNTLSEKGSLDIGDIINAVKEKDMLTLNIMNEAIYLTAHAVDGIISVINPEKIILFGAIFKSSFLFKTLVNEVKKVTLDEQNYEIKVSEFSDNIYEISPFAVVNYNIFKEL encoded by the coding sequence ATGAAACCAACAAGTGCAAAAATGAAGACATTGGAATTTATAAAAAATAGTAATGGAACTTCAAGAGTAGAGCTGGCAAAAGAACTCAATATTACCCCAGCAGGAATCGGAAAAATTGTAAATGCCTTTTTAGAGAAAGGGATTATAAAAGAATATAGTGAAGGAGTTTCTACTGGTGGAAGAAAACCACTTATACTTAGAATAAATGAAGAAAATATAGGAATGATACTTGGAGTATCATTGGCACCAAGATTTATTCAAATATCTATTGGAGACATAAATGGAAAAATATTGAGGACTAAAAGATATTCGTTAAAGAAAAGGCTGGCTAAAAAGGAAAATAATATATTAAAAGCAGTTGAAGCCCTCATAAAAAAAGAACTAAGAAGCGAAGAGATAACAATAATATCTATAATAATGAATGGGATGGTAGATAGTGAAGCAGGAATATCTATATTTTCTCCACATTATAATTGGAAAAATATAAAGCTCAAAAAACTGCTAGAGGAAAAGTTTAAGAAAAGAGTCTTTATAGAAAATGATGTAAGAGGGATGGCACTTACTGAAAAAATATTTGGTTCCTGCAAAGAGAAACATAATTTTGTTGTATTGAGCATAGGAGATGGAGTAGGAGGAAGTATTTTCTTAAATGATTCTCTTTATCATGGATATGGATCTATGTCAGGAGAGCTTGGACATATGGTGGTAAAAAGAAATAGCTCAGAGAAATGTTCATGTGGAAAGAGAGGATGCCTTGAAACAGAAGTATCCAATGTAGCAGTTATTAAAAAGGTAGTATCTCAAATAAAACTGAATAATTACAGCAGTCTTAAAAATACTCTTAGTGAAAAAGGGAGTTTGGATATCGGAGACATAATAAATGCTGTAAAAGAAAAAGATATGCTTACTTTAAATATAATGAATGAGGCAATTTATCTCACAGCTCATGCTGTTGATGGAATAATTTCAGTAATAAATCCTGAAAAGATAATTCTTTTTGGTGCTATATTTAAGAGTAGCTTTTTATTTAAAACACTTGTTAATGAAGTGAAAAAAGTAACTTTAGATGAACAGAATTATGAAATAAAAGTATCGGAATTTTCAGATAATATTTATGAAATATCACCATTTGCAGTGGTTAATTATAATATATTTAAAGAGCTATAA